A window from Rhineura floridana isolate rRhiFlo1 chromosome 19, rRhiFlo1.hap2, whole genome shotgun sequence encodes these proteins:
- the PTPN11 gene encoding tyrosine-protein phosphatase non-receptor type 11, with translation MTSRRWFHPNITGVEAENLLLTRGVDGSFLARPSKSNPGDFTLSVRRNGAVTHIKIQNTGDYYDLYGGEKFATLAELVQYYMEHHGQLKEKNGDVIELKYPLNCADPTSERWFHGHLSGKEAEKLLTEKGKHGSFLVRESQSHPGDFVLSVRTGDDKGESNDGKSKVTHVMIRCQDMKYDVGGGEKFDSLTDLVEHYKKNPMVETLGTVLQLKQPLNTTRINAAEIESRVRELSKLAETTDKVKQGFWEEFETLQQQECKLLYSRKEGQRQENKNKNRYKNILPFDHTRVVLHDGDPNEPVSDYINANIIMSEFETKCNNVKPKKSYIATQGCLQNTVNDFWRMVFQENSRVIVMTTKEVERGKSKCVKYWPDEHALKEYGVMRVRNVKESAAHDYTLRELKLSKVGQGNTERTVWQYHFRTWPDHGVPSDPGGVLDFLEEVHHKQESISDAGPVVVHCSAGIGRTGTFIVIDILIDIIREKGVDCDIDVPKTIQMVRSQRSGMVQTEAQYRFIYMAVQHYIETLQRRIEEEQKSKRKGHEYTNIKYSLADQASGDQSPLPPCTPTPTCPEMREDNAMRVYENVGLMQQQKSFR, from the exons ATGGTTTCACCCAAATATTACTGGAGTGGAGGCCGAGAACCTCCTCTTGACGCGAGGAGTCGATGGCAGCTTTCTGGCCCGGCCCAGCAAGAGCAACCCAGGGGACTTCACCCTTTCAGTCCG GCGGAATGGAGCAGTCACCCACATCAAGATCCAGAATACAGGCGACTACTACGACCTGTACGGCGGGGAGAAGTTTGCCACCTTGGCGGAGCTGGTCCAGTATTATATGGAACACCATGGGCAGCTCAAGGAAAAGAACGGCGACGTGATCGAGCTGAAGTATCCACTCAACTGTGCCGACCCCACTTCTGAAAG GTGGTTTCATGGACATCTTTCTGGAAAAGAAGCGGAGAAGCTGTTAACGGAAAAAGGGAAACACGGGAGTTTCCTTGTCCGCGAGAGCCAAAGCCATCCTGGAGACTTTGTCCTTTCCGTCCGGACGGGGGATGATAAAGGAGAGAGCAATGATGGGAAATCCAAAGTGACACATGTCATGATCCGGTGCCAG GACATGAAGTACGACGTTGGTGGAGGGGAGAAGTTTGACTCCTTGACGGACCTGGTAGAGCATTACAAGAAGAACCCCATGGTAGAAACCCTGGGGACAGTCCTTCAGCTGAAGCAG CCCCTCAACACCACCCGCATCAATGCCGCGGAGATTGAGAGCCGTGTCCGAGAACTGAGTAAGCTGGCCGAGACCACCGACAAAGTCAAACAAGGCTTTTGGGAGGAATTTGAG ACTCTCCAGCAGCAAGAATGCAAACTTCTCTACAGCCGTAAAGAGGGGCAGAGGCAggagaacaagaacaagaacagatACAAAAACATTCTGCCCT ttgACCATACGAGAGTTGTCCTTCATGACGGTGATCCAAATGAGCCTGTTTCCGATTACATAAATGCCAATATTATCATG TCGGAGTTTGAAACCAAGTGCAACAACGTGAAGCCGAAGAAGAGTTACATCGCTACCCAGGGCTGCCTGCAGAACACGGTAAACGACTTCTGGAGGATGGTCTTCCAGGAGAACTCCCGCGTGATCGTCATGACGACGAAAGAAGTCGAGAGGGGAAAG AGCAAGTGTGTGAAGTACTGGCCGGATGAACATGCCCTAAAGGAATACGGTGTGATGCGTGTCCGAAATGTCAAAGAGAGCGCGGCTCATGATTATACATTACGAGAACTCAAGCTTTCAAAGGTTGGGCAG GGCAACACCGAACGCACAGTGTGGCAGTATCACTTTAGAACCTGGCCTGACCACGGAGTCCCCAGTGATCCGGGTGGGGTTCTGGATTTCTTAGAAGAGGTTCACCACAAGCAAGAGAGCATCTCGGATGCTGGTCCGGTCGTGGTCCATTGCAG TGCTGGAATCGGCCGGACGGGAACGTTCATTGTGATAGATATTCTGATTGACATAATCAGAGAGAAAG GCGTGGACTGCGACATTGACGTCCCGAAGACCATCCAAATGGTGCGATCCCAGCGGTCAGGGATGGTGCAGACAGAGGCGCAATACCGGTTTATTTACATGGCGGTCCAGCACTACATTGAGACTCTACAGCGCCGGATTGAGGAGGAGCAG AAGAGTAAGAGAAAAGGACACGAGTACACAAACATTAAATATTCCTTAGCAGATCAGGCCAGCGGAGACCAGAGCCCTCTTCCGCCGTGTACTCCGACTCCAACTTGTCCTGA